One genomic segment of Natranaerovirga pectinivora includes these proteins:
- a CDS encoding IclR family transcriptional regulator: protein MKINRTAKRTIDMLDIISKNKKGLTLREITRLMDIPQTSAFDILQTLISMNLIAEKHEEFKRYVIGIKSYEIGMAYSYNNDLIQISIPFLEELGEKLGKTSFLGILDNNQVAYIYKYEPSNAIVTTAKIGSRNDIYCTSLGKVLLAYEEDDYKNTLVNNMAFEQKTNKTILNKEDFHKELELVKNQGYALDDRELEEYILCIGAPVFDSNNRIIAAVSATGLFKEDLDIDYETNLVKQTATNISIRLGNKINT, encoded by the coding sequence ATGAAAATTAACAGAACAGCAAAAAGAACCATTGATATGTTAGATATAATATCTAAAAATAAAAAAGGATTAACGTTAAGAGAAATAACTAGGCTGATGGATATCCCTCAAACTAGTGCATTTGATATTCTACAAACACTAATAAGTATGAATCTTATTGCTGAAAAGCATGAAGAATTTAAAAGATACGTTATAGGTATAAAATCTTATGAAATTGGTATGGCCTATTCTTACAATAATGATTTGATTCAAATATCAATTCCTTTTTTAGAGGAATTAGGCGAGAAATTAGGAAAAACGTCCTTCTTAGGAATATTAGATAACAATCAAGTTGCTTATATATATAAATATGAACCTTCTAATGCCATAGTAACCACAGCTAAAATTGGTTCTAGAAATGATATTTATTGTACTTCTTTAGGAAAAGTTTTATTAGCTTATGAAGAAGATGACTATAAAAATACTTTAGTTAATAATATGGCATTTGAACAAAAAACCAATAAAACTATATTGAATAAAGAAGATTTCCATAAAGAATTAGAATTAGTAAAAAATCAAGGATATGCTTTAGATGATCGGGAATTAGAAGAATACATATTGTGTATAGGTGCTCCTGTGTTTGATAGTAATAATCGAATAATTGCCGCAGTTAGTGCTACAGGGTTATTTAAAGAAGATCTAGATATAGATTATGAAACGAATTTAGTTAAACAAACAGCTACTAACATATCTATTAGATTAGGTAATAAAATTAATACATAA
- a CDS encoding sugar kinase has protein sequence MSSVVTMGEIMLRLSPPLYHKIEQTNNYSSTYGGGEANVAIALSHLGRNTCFISKLPANQLGDGAIVHLRGYGVNTENIARAGENIGIYFLENGFGTRASQVIYNRKHSAITDIDESEFDFDKIFKDVEWFHISGITLALGENVRRVALIAMKKAKEHNVKVSFDFNYRSKLWSIEEAKEAMQEIMPMVDVCFGSYFDANVLLEIEPSKEYDNDEDKRMDVFNQLIDKYGVKYVFGTKRELFSANENSLWSYAYTKDAVYRTESTRFNIFDRVGGGDAFVSGVIHKLLDDYEDFKFANEFGLACSILKHTIPGDASILREKEITKFMSNLGSEIVR, from the coding sequence ATGTCCAGTGTTGTAACAATGGGAGAAATTATGTTAAGACTCTCCCCACCACTATATCATAAAATTGAACAAACAAATAATTATTCTTCTACGTATGGTGGAGGAGAAGCTAACGTAGCGATTGCTTTATCTCACTTAGGTCGCAATACTTGTTTTATTTCTAAGTTGCCTGCTAATCAACTTGGTGATGGGGCAATTGTGCATCTTAGAGGATATGGCGTAAACACAGAAAATATTGCTAGAGCAGGAGAGAATATAGGTATATATTTTCTTGAAAATGGCTTTGGTACAAGAGCATCTCAGGTTATTTACAATAGAAAGCATTCAGCTATTACGGATATTGATGAAAGTGAATTTGATTTTGATAAAATATTTAAAGATGTTGAGTGGTTTCATATAAGTGGAATAACTTTAGCCTTAGGTGAAAATGTCAGACGAGTAGCATTAATTGCAATGAAAAAAGCAAAGGAACATAATGTAAAAGTTAGTTTTGATTTTAACTATCGTTCAAAATTATGGTCTATTGAAGAAGCTAAAGAAGCTATGCAAGAAATAATGCCAATGGTTGATGTTTGTTTTGGAAGTTATTTTGATGCCAATGTATTGCTTGAAATAGAGCCTTCAAAAGAATATGATAATGATGAAGATAAGCGTATGGATGTGTTTAATCAATTAATTGATAAATACGGTGTAAAGTATGTTTTTGGTACGAAAAGGGAGCTTTTCTCGGCAAATGAAAATAGTTTATGGTCTTATGCTTATACAAAAGATGCTGTCTATAGGACTGAATCTACGAGATTTAATATCTTTGATAGAGTTGGTGGTGGAGATGCCTTTGTATCAGGTGTAATTCATAAATTATTAGATGATTACGAGGATTTTAAATTTGCCAATGAATTTGGACTTGCTTGCTCAATTCTTAAGCATACGATACCAGGAGATGCAAGTATTTTACGAGAAAAAGAAATAACAAAGTTTATGAGTAATTTAGGTAGTGAAATTGTAAGGTAA
- the uxaC gene encoding glucuronate isomerase: MKLFMCENFLLNNKTAEELYHKYAKEMPLIDYHCHISPKEIAENKTYENITDIWLGGDHYKWRAMRALGIDESYITGDKPAKEKFMMWAKTMPYTIGNPLYHWTHLELKRFFGIDKILSPETAEEIWEEANKKLQSGELNVRNLIKMSNVTAICTTDDPVDSLEWHKKIKEDSTFDVSVTPTFRPDKAVNIELDWFVDWMNKLSDVVGKPLKDLNDLENALLERIEYFNKLGCFISDHALDIVVYEEATFEEANAIFKKGLKREPLTELEIKKYKGYMMVFFGRAYAKFGWAMQIHIGALRNNSARMLRELGPDTGFDSVNDATFAVDLSRLLNKLDDTNELPKTILYCLNPRDNELLATMAGNFQGGGIPGKIQFGSGWWFNDQKDGMERQMEALAQLGVLSTFIGMLTDSRSFLSYTRHEYFRRVLCNKLGTLVENGEYPANFEVLGKVVQDICYNNALNYFGLNK; the protein is encoded by the coding sequence ATGAAACTATTTATGTGTGAAAACTTTTTATTAAATAATAAAACAGCAGAAGAATTGTATCACAAATATGCTAAAGAAATGCCTTTGATTGACTACCATTGCCACATTAGCCCAAAAGAAATAGCAGAAAATAAAACATATGAAAACATTACTGATATATGGTTAGGTGGAGACCATTACAAATGGAGAGCAATGCGTGCATTAGGAATAGATGAGTCATATATCACTGGAGATAAGCCAGCTAAAGAAAAATTTATGATGTGGGCAAAAACAATGCCTTATACAATTGGTAATCCATTATACCACTGGACTCATTTAGAATTAAAAAGATTCTTTGGGATTGATAAAATATTATCACCAGAAACAGCTGAAGAAATTTGGGAAGAAGCTAATAAAAAGCTTCAAAGTGGGGAACTTAATGTTAGAAATTTAATTAAAATGTCTAATGTTACAGCTATCTGTACTACTGATGACCCAGTGGACTCATTAGAGTGGCATAAAAAAATTAAAGAAGATTCAACTTTCGATGTAAGTGTTACACCAACATTCAGACCGGACAAAGCTGTTAATATTGAATTAGACTGGTTCGTTGACTGGATGAATAAATTATCAGATGTTGTTGGAAAACCATTAAAAGATTTAAATGATCTTGAAAATGCTTTATTAGAAAGAATTGAATACTTTAATAAATTAGGTTGTTTTATATCTGACCATGCTTTAGATATCGTAGTATATGAAGAAGCTACTTTTGAAGAAGCTAATGCAATCTTCAAAAAAGGTTTAAAAAGAGAACCATTAACTGAGTTAGAAATCAAAAAATACAAAGGATATATGATGGTATTCTTTGGACGTGCATATGCAAAATTTGGTTGGGCTATGCAAATTCATATTGGTGCTCTTCGTAACAACTCTGCTCGTATGTTAAGAGAATTAGGACCTGATACTGGTTTTGATTCAGTAAATGATGCAACTTTTGCAGTAGACTTATCAAGATTATTAAATAAATTAGATGATACCAATGAATTACCAAAAACAATCTTATATTGCTTAAACCCAAGAGATAATGAATTATTAGCGACAATGGCAGGTAACTTCCAAGGTGGCGGTATTCCAGGAAAAATCCAATTCGGTTCTGGTTGGTGGTTTAACGATCAAAAAGACGGAATGGAAAGACAAATGGAAGCATTAGCTCAATTAGGTGTTCTTAGTACTTTTATTGGTATGTTAACAGACTCAAGAAGTTTCTTATCATATACAAGACATGAGTACTTTAGAAGAGTGTTATGTAACAAATTAGGAACATTAGTTGAAAATGGAGAGTATCCGGCTAACTTCGAAGTATTAGGTAAAGTTGTGCAAGACATTTGCTACAACAACGCTTTAAACTATTTCGGATTAAATAAGTAG
- the kduD gene encoding 2-dehydro-3-deoxy-D-gluconate 5-dehydrogenase KduD produces MMLDNFKLDGKVAIVTGAAQGLGQGMAVGLAEAGADIVNVGIGDDSETKALIEATGRKYLGIQANLMSIEPVDEIVAKTVEAFGRIDILVNNAGTIRREDVLDFSEKDWDDVMNLNLKTVFFLSQAVAKQFVKQGGGKIINIASMLSFQGGIRVPSYTASKSGVKGITMLMANELASKNINVNAIAPGYMATANTAPIRADEARNRAILDRIPADRWGTPEDLAAPCVFLASKASDYINGYTIAVDGGWLAR; encoded by the coding sequence ATGATGTTAGATAATTTTAAATTAGATGGTAAAGTAGCTATTGTTACAGGAGCTGCTCAAGGATTAGGACAAGGTATGGCTGTTGGTCTTGCTGAAGCAGGGGCAGATATTGTAAATGTAGGTATCGGTGACGATTCTGAAACTAAAGCTTTAATTGAAGCTACAGGAAGAAAATATTTAGGTATCCAAGCAAATTTAATGTCTATTGAACCAGTAGATGAAATTGTTGCAAAAACTGTTGAAGCATTTGGAAGAATCGATATTCTTGTAAATAATGCAGGTACAATCAGACGTGAAGACGTATTAGATTTCTCAGAAAAAGATTGGGACGATGTTATGAATCTTAATCTTAAAACAGTATTCTTCTTATCTCAAGCCGTTGCTAAGCAATTTGTTAAGCAAGGTGGCGGAAAAATCATAAACATCGCTTCAATGTTATCTTTCCAAGGTGGTATTAGAGTGCCTTCTTACACAGCAAGTAAATCTGGTGTAAAAGGTATTACTATGCTTATGGCCAATGAATTAGCGAGCAAAAACATCAATGTAAATGCAATTGCTCCAGGATATATGGCGACTGCAAATACTGCACCAATCCGTGCTGACGAAGCAAGAAATAGAGCGATCTTAGATCGTATTCCTGCTGATAGATGGGGAACACCAGAAGATTTAGCAGCTCCTTGTGTATTCTTAGCATCAAAAGCAAGTGATTATATTAATGGATATACTATCGCTGTTGACGGTGGATGGTTAGCTAGATAA
- the kduI gene encoding 5-dehydro-4-deoxy-D-glucuronate isomerase, with protein MELDIRYANHPDDAKYYTTDEIREHFLIEDVFVQDQIKFTYSHQDRIIAGGVMPVNKELALEAGKEMGADFFLFARELGAINVGGPGIIVLDGEEHEIKSRDGIYVGKGIKDVVFKSVDSSNPAKFYVNSATAHKEYPTVKIEFDKANPVKLGNPETMNVRTIYQYVHPAVCESCQLTMGMTILEPQSAWNTMPSHTHERRMEVYFYFDMKEDQRVFHMMGQPNETRHIIMANEQAVISPSWSIHSGVGTSNYSFIWGMCGENKIFTDMDHLSMDELR; from the coding sequence ATGGAATTAGATATTCGTTATGCAAATCATCCAGATGATGCAAAATATTATACTACTGATGAAATAAGAGAACATTTCTTAATTGAAGATGTTTTTGTTCAAGATCAAATTAAATTCACTTATTCTCATCAAGATCGTATTATTGCTGGTGGTGTAATGCCAGTTAATAAAGAATTGGCATTAGAAGCAGGCAAAGAAATGGGAGCAGATTTCTTTTTATTTGCTCGTGAATTAGGTGCTATCAATGTTGGTGGTCCTGGTATTATTGTTTTAGATGGAGAAGAACACGAGATTAAAAGTAGAGATGGCATATATGTTGGAAAAGGGATTAAAGACGTTGTTTTTAAATCCGTGGATTCTTCTAATCCTGCAAAATTCTATGTTAACAGTGCAACGGCTCATAAAGAGTATCCAACTGTTAAAATTGAGTTTGATAAAGCTAATCCTGTTAAATTAGGAAATCCTGAAACAATGAATGTTAGAACAATTTATCAATATGTTCATCCTGCTGTATGTGAGAGTTGTCAATTAACAATGGGTATGACAATCTTAGAACCACAAAGTGCATGGAATACAATGCCTTCTCATACCCATGAAAGAAGAATGGAAGTATACTTCTATTTTGATATGAAAGAAGATCAAAGAGTGTTCCATATGATGGGTCAACCTAATGAAACAAGACATATCATTATGGCGAATGAACAAGCAGTAATAAGCCCAAGTTGGTCAATCCATTCAGGGGTAGGTACAAGCAATTATTCTTTCATCTGGGGTATGTGTGGAGAAAACAAAATCTTTACAGATATGGACCACTTATCAATGGATGAATTAAGATAA
- a CDS encoding UxaA family hydrolase — MNKLLTINPNDNVVIALDDVKKGEVINGIEILEDIGAGHKIAAVDIKKGDNVIKYGSPIGSAQEDVKKGTQIHVHNTKTNLNDVNDYMYDGCFIDEFVTKLPDRDVNIYRRKNGDIGIRNELWIVPTVGCVNQIGKLIIDQFKDEVDISDIDGVHIFGHAFGCSQMGDDHENTKLALQDITKHPNAGGVLVLGLGCENNQIAHFKQTLGDYDEERIRFLVSQDVEDEIEEGVKILKELHTLMKTDKRVPGKLSEISFGLECGGSDGFSGITANPMLGEFSDYVIAHGGTSVLTEVPEMFGAEHILMRRAKDEEVFNKIVKMINDFKMYYKNHGQTIYENPSPGNKKGGITTLEDKALGCTQKAGGSQVTDVLEYGETLREKGLNLLTAPGNDLVATTALGMAGCQIVLFTTGRGTPFGGFIPTVKISTNSDLANKKKRWIDFNAGRLMQGVPMDELLVEFIDYMVDVVNGEYVNNEKNNAREIAIFKSGVIL; from the coding sequence ATGAATAAACTACTAACAATTAATCCAAATGATAATGTTGTTATTGCTTTGGATGATGTTAAAAAAGGCGAAGTAATAAATGGCATTGAAATACTTGAAGATATCGGGGCTGGCCATAAAATAGCAGCTGTTGATATAAAAAAAGGTGATAATGTAATTAAATATGGTTCTCCAATTGGATCTGCACAAGAAGATGTAAAAAAAGGAACACAGATCCACGTTCATAATACTAAAACAAACTTAAATGATGTTAATGATTACATGTATGATGGATGTTTTATCGACGAATTTGTAACAAAACTTCCTGATAGAGATGTTAATATCTATAGAAGAAAAAATGGGGACATTGGAATACGTAATGAATTATGGATTGTACCTACAGTTGGCTGTGTGAATCAAATTGGAAAATTAATCATTGACCAATTTAAGGATGAAGTAGATATTTCTGATATAGACGGGGTCCACATATTTGGTCACGCTTTTGGTTGCTCTCAAATGGGAGATGACCATGAGAATACTAAATTAGCACTACAAGATATTACAAAACATCCAAATGCTGGTGGTGTTTTAGTACTAGGTCTTGGGTGTGAAAATAATCAAATTGCCCATTTTAAACAAACTCTTGGAGATTATGATGAAGAAAGAATTAGATTCTTAGTTTCACAAGATGTTGAAGATGAAATAGAAGAAGGGGTAAAAATCTTAAAAGAATTACACACATTAATGAAAACAGATAAAAGAGTACCAGGAAAATTATCTGAAATCAGTTTTGGATTAGAATGTGGTGGATCTGATGGATTTAGCGGTATTACTGCTAACCCTATGTTAGGTGAATTCTCTGATTATGTTATTGCTCATGGGGGTACTTCCGTTTTAACAGAGGTTCCAGAAATGTTTGGTGCAGAACATATTTTAATGAGAAGAGCTAAAGACGAAGAAGTATTTAATAAAATTGTTAAAATGATTAATGATTTTAAAATGTATTATAAAAATCACGGTCAAACAATATATGAAAATCCATCGCCAGGTAATAAAAAAGGTGGTATTACCACTTTAGAAGATAAGGCTCTTGGCTGTACTCAAAAAGCTGGTGGTTCTCAAGTGACAGATGTCCTAGAATATGGAGAAACATTAAGAGAAAAAGGATTAAACCTATTAACAGCACCTGGTAACGATTTGGTTGCTACAACTGCATTAGGAATGGCAGGCTGTCAGATCGTATTATTTACTACAGGTAGAGGAACACCATTTGGTGGTTTTATTCCAACTGTTAAAATATCAACCAATTCAGATTTAGCTAATAAAAAGAAAAGATGGATAGACTTTAATGCAGGTAGATTAATGCAAGGTGTTCCAATGGACGAATTATTAGTTGAATTCATCGATTATATGGTTGATGTGGTTAATGGGGAATATGTAAACAATGAAAAAAATAATGCTAGAGAAATTGCCATATTTAAATCAGGCGTTATTTTATAA
- a CDS encoding UxaA family hydrolase, with product MNRIIKISEKDNVVVALDNFTKGEIVDGIELIEEIGPGFKIAIKDIEEGSNIIKYGSPIGSATQTIKKGSIVHTHNTKTNLSDILEYNYEGMVVDDISTTIPDKDVYIYRRKNGNVGIRNELWIVPTVACVNRVGQKMIDEIKKEVDTSKIDGINIYVHPFGCSQMGDDHENTKKALQNITKHPNAGGVLVLGLGCENNQVSVFKETLGEYDEDRVRFLVTQEVKNEIEEGVKLLKELYSKMKNDKREPGKLSEISIGLKCGGSDAFSGITANPLLGKFSDYITYHGGSSVLTEVPEMFGAEHILMKRAKDKETFHKIVDLINDFKNYYKRHDQPIYENPSPGNKKGGITTLEDKSLGTIQKGGHSKVVDVIQYGEVIKEKGLNLLAAPGNDLVSTTALGMSGCQLALFTTGRGTPYGVFVPTIKVASNSRLAENKPHWIDFDAGRLISGATMDDLLVEFIDLIVDIVNGKQANNEIIDAKEIAIFKTGVIL from the coding sequence ATGAACAGAATTATTAAAATTTCTGAGAAAGACAATGTGGTTGTTGCATTAGATAATTTTACTAAAGGCGAAATAGTAGATGGAATAGAACTAATAGAAGAAATAGGACCAGGATTTAAGATTGCTATTAAGGATATTGAAGAGGGTAGTAATATTATAAAATATGGTTCTCCAATTGGATCTGCTACACAAACTATTAAAAAAGGCAGTATTGTTCATACTCATAACACTAAGACAAATTTAAGTGATATACTGGAATATAATTATGAGGGAATGGTTGTAGATGACATTTCTACAACTATCCCTGATAAAGATGTTTATATATACAGAAGAAAAAATGGCAATGTAGGCATTAGAAATGAATTATGGATTGTTCCAACAGTAGCTTGTGTCAATAGAGTTGGACAAAAAATGATAGATGAAATAAAAAAAGAAGTGGATACGTCTAAAATTGATGGGATCAATATATATGTCCATCCATTTGGTTGCTCTCAAATGGGTGATGACCATGAAAATACTAAAAAAGCCCTTCAAAATATTACAAAACACCCTAATGCAGGTGGTGTATTAGTACTTGGTTTAGGTTGTGAGAATAATCAAGTGTCCGTCTTTAAAGAAACTCTTGGAGAATATGATGAAGATAGAGTTAGATTTTTAGTGACACAAGAAGTTAAGAATGAGATAGAAGAAGGAGTCAAACTTCTTAAAGAATTATATAGTAAGATGAAAAATGACAAAAGGGAACCAGGTAAATTATCAGAAATCAGTATAGGCCTAAAATGTGGTGGTTCTGATGCTTTTAGTGGTATCACAGCTAATCCTCTATTAGGTAAATTTTCAGATTACATTACCTATCATGGAGGAAGCTCTGTTCTAACAGAAGTTCCGGAAATGTTTGGTGCCGAACATATTCTAATGAAAAGAGCAAAAGATAAGGAAACATTTCATAAGATAGTAGATTTGATTAATGATTTTAAAAATTATTATAAAAGACATGATCAACCTATCTATGAAAATCCCTCTCCTGGGAATAAAAAAGGAGGCATTACGACCCTTGAAGATAAATCCTTAGGGACAATACAAAAAGGTGGACACTCAAAAGTAGTTGATGTTATTCAATATGGTGAGGTAATAAAGGAAAAGGGTTTGAATTTATTAGCTGCACCAGGGAATGATTTGGTTTCAACCACAGCCCTTGGAATGTCAGGTTGTCAGTTGGCTTTATTTACAACAGGAAGAGGTACACCATATGGTGTTTTTGTACCGACTATAAAAGTTGCGTCTAATTCTAGATTAGCAGAAAACAAACCACATTGGATTGATTTTGATGCTGGACGCTTAATAAGCGGAGCAACAATGGATGATTTATTAGTTGAATTTATAGATTTAATAGTAGACATTGTAAATGGTAAGCAAGCTAATAATGAGATTATTGATGCTAAAGAAATTGCTATTTTTAAAACAGGTGTCATCCTATAG
- a CDS encoding tagaturonate reductase: MQKLNKNVVSKTNRPIKILQFGEGNFLRAFCDWIIQEGNDKGLINSNIAVVQPIEFGRVKELGEQDGLYTVILEGLKDGEVVRSKTVVDVIDDFINPYPEYDKYLEYAKSDDLRFVISNTTEAGIILDKNDTDFSKCPASFPGKLLALLVERYKHFKGAEDKGLIIIPCELIDKNGKELKLILNDLAKLANLDEGFINWLNNANTFCSTLVDRIVPGYPRDEIKELTEELGYEDHSIVKGEIFHLWVIETSDPKVQQEFPLDKAGLDVIFVEDLTPYKQRKVSILNGSHTAMVPVAFLYGIDTVRETVEHDVLGKFVKNTIFDEIIPTLDLPADELDKFANEVIDRYRNPYVRHELLSIALNATTKYKTRILPSVVKYVERKNELPKRLLFSLASMLVFFKGERDGETIPVSDNQEFLDMYNELWASYDGSRESVQGMVDKYLGLKDHWEVDFSGIKGANDFVVDSVYAIMKDGMKEAVKAVL; encoded by the coding sequence ATGCAAAAGTTAAATAAAAATGTAGTAAGTAAAACAAATCGCCCAATTAAAATTTTACAATTTGGTGAAGGTAATTTTTTAAGAGCTTTTTGTGATTGGATTATCCAAGAAGGCAATGACAAAGGTTTAATTAATTCAAATATCGCTGTAGTTCAACCAATTGAATTTGGTAGAGTAAAAGAGCTTGGTGAACAAGATGGTTTATATACAGTTATATTAGAAGGTCTGAAAGATGGAGAAGTTGTTAGAAGTAAAACAGTTGTGGATGTTATAGATGACTTTATTAATCCTTATCCAGAGTACGATAAATACTTAGAATATGCTAAAAGCGATGACTTACGTTTTGTTATTTCTAATACGACTGAAGCAGGTATTATTTTAGATAAAAATGATACAGATTTTAGCAAGTGTCCTGCATCATTTCCAGGGAAATTATTAGCATTACTTGTAGAAAGATACAAACATTTCAAAGGTGCTGAAGATAAAGGATTAATCATTATTCCTTGTGAACTTATAGATAAAAATGGTAAAGAACTTAAATTAATACTTAATGATTTAGCAAAATTAGCTAACCTTGATGAAGGATTTATCAACTGGTTAAATAATGCCAATACATTCTGTAGTACACTTGTAGACAGAATTGTACCAGGCTACCCAAGAGATGAAATCAAAGAATTAACTGAGGAACTTGGTTATGAAGATCATTCAATCGTAAAAGGTGAGATTTTCCACTTATGGGTTATTGAAACTTCAGATCCAAAAGTACAACAAGAATTCCCATTGGATAAAGCTGGTTTAGATGTCATTTTTGTTGAAGATCTAACACCATACAAACAAAGAAAAGTTAGTATACTTAATGGTTCACATACTGCTATGGTTCCTGTTGCATTCTTATACGGTATCGATACAGTAAGAGAAACAGTTGAACATGATGTGTTAGGAAAATTCGTTAAAAATACAATTTTTGATGAAATCATCCCAACACTTGATTTACCAGCTGATGAATTAGATAAATTTGCAAATGAAGTAATTGATAGATATAGAAACCCATATGTACGTCATGAGTTATTATCAATTGCATTAAATGCAACAACAAAATACAAAACTAGAATTTTACCTTCAGTGGTGAAATATGTTGAAAGAAAAAATGAACTTCCAAAAAGATTATTATTCTCTTTAGCAAGTATGTTAGTTTTCTTTAAAGGTGAAAGAGATGGAGAAACAATTCCAGTAAGTGATAATCAAGAATTCTTAGATATGTACAACGAGTTATGGGCATCATATGATGGATCTCGTGAAAGCGTGCAAGGAATGGTTGATAAATACTTAGGATTAAAAGATCACTGGGAAGTAGATTTTTCTGGGATCAAAGGTGCGAATGATTTTGTTGTAGATAGCGTTTATGCTATTATGAAAGATGGTATGAAAGAAGCCGTTAAAGCTGTATTATAA
- a CDS encoding glycoside hydrolase family 88/105 protein has product MSNIESVIKYTHQYLNDFKPYKGGKWCYEDGIILSGSEYLYEATKDNAYNEFILNYLDKGIDEDGKLAQYKQEDYNIDNINAGKVLFDAYAQTNKEKFKKAMDTLFAQLETHPRTQSGSFWHKKRYPNQIWLDGLYMGQPYYARYIKEFTDSDNYEDILNQFRNVKKYLWDSERELYIHAYDETYSMQWADKETGKAPNVWSRAVGWVAMALVDVMEICNNQEITKELSALLVEQIDGMLSYQTEEGMWYQVVDKLDLEGNYLETSGTLMIAYAILKGVRLGYLDQKYLEFGLKAYEGTINKYFYEEDGKFHLGGICEVAGLDNEKRDGSVEYYLSERVVVDEAKGVAPFFMTIAEVIKLNQ; this is encoded by the coding sequence ATGAGTAATATAGAATCCGTAATAAAATACACACATCAGTATCTTAATGACTTTAAACCTTATAAAGGTGGTAAGTGGTGCTATGAAGATGGCATTATATTATCAGGTAGTGAGTATCTTTATGAAGCAACTAAAGACAATGCTTACAATGAGTTTATTCTTAACTATTTGGATAAAGGCATAGATGAAGATGGCAAACTAGCTCAATATAAACAAGAAGATTACAATATTGATAATATAAATGCAGGTAAAGTTTTATTTGATGCATATGCTCAAACAAATAAAGAAAAATTCAAAAAAGCAATGGATACATTATTTGCTCAATTAGAAACACATCCAAGAACACAGTCAGGAAGTTTCTGGCATAAAAAGAGATACCCTAATCAAATTTGGTTAGATGGTCTTTATATGGGACAACCATATTATGCAAGATATATTAAAGAATTTACTGATAGTGATAACTACGAAGATATTCTTAACCAATTTAGAAATGTTAAAAAATATCTTTGGGATAGTGAAAGAGAATTATACATTCATGCTTATGATGAAACTTATTCTATGCAATGGGCTGATAAAGAAACAGGAAAAGCACCAAATGTTTGGTCTAGAGCAGTTGGTTGGGTAGCAATGGCTCTTGTTGATGTAATGGAAATTTGCAACAATCAAGAAATTACTAAAGAACTAAGTGCATTATTAGTAGAGCAAATTGATGGTATGTTATCTTATCAGACTGAAGAGGGTATGTGGTATCAAGTTGTTGATAAACTAGATCTTGAAGGTAATTATTTAGAAACAAGTGGTACTTTAATGATTGCTTATGCAATTTTAAAAGGGGTTAGACTTGGTTATTTAGATCAAAAATACCTTGAATTTGGTTTAAAAGCATATGAAGGTACGATTAATAAATACTTCTATGAAGAAGATGGAAAATTCCACCTTGGAGGCATTTGTGAAGTTGCAGGACTTGACAATGAAAAAAGAGATGGAAGCGTTGAATACTATTTATCTGAAAGAGTTGTTGTAGATGAAGCAAAAGGTGTTGCGCCTTTCTTTATGACAATTGCAGAAGTAATAAAATTAAATCAATAA